One stretch of Nomascus leucogenys isolate Asia chromosome 7b, Asia_NLE_v1, whole genome shotgun sequence DNA includes these proteins:
- the HSPB3 gene encoding heat shock protein beta-3, translated as MAKIILRHLIEIPVRYQEEFEARGLEDCRLDHALYALPGPTIVDLRKTRAAQSPPVDSVAEMPPREGKSHFQILLDVVQFLPEDIIIQTFEGWLLIKAQHGTRMDEHGFISRSFTRQYKLPDGVEIKDLSAVLCHDGILVVEVKDPVGTK; from the coding sequence ATGGCAAAAATCATTTTGAGGCACCTCATAGAGATTCCAGTGCGTTACCAGGAAGAGTTTGAAGCTCGAGGTCTAGAAGACTGCAGGCTGGATCATGCTTTATATGCACTGCCTGGGCCAACTATCGTGGACCTGAGGAAAACCAGGGCAGCGCAGTCTCCTCCAGTGGACTCAGTGGCAGAAATGCCACCCCGAGAAGGCAAATCCCACTTTCAGATCCTGCTGGATGTGGTCCAGTTCCTCCCTGAAGATATCATCATTCAGACCTTCGAAGGTTGGCTGCTGATAAAAGCGCAGCACGGAACCAGAATGGACGAGCACGGCTTTATCTCAAGAAGCTTCACCCGACAGTACAAACTACCAGATGGCGTGGAAATCAAAGATTTGTCTGCAGTCCTCTGTCATGATGGAATTTTGGTGGTGGAAGTAAAGGATCCAGTTGGGACTAAGTGA